One window from the genome of Rickettsiella endosymbiont of Xylota segnis encodes:
- a CDS encoding ATP-binding protein, producing MNRQTKASKNDEITKLQKIIDDQKVEISQLKNIIDDLPGDIYWKRCIGKELIYSGMNRTGTDSLHKMGFRWKINDIVGRTDDRLFDKETADTFIRNDWEVINEGVARTKEETAILPSGKKIIQLSTKRPLLDKEGHTIGIAGVSIDITELKETQSALQIALEKAKAASYAKTEFLENMRHDIRTPLSGIVGCAQIILSESNNSEKVTEYAKNLIQSSEALLNFLNRILEGIKVASGEMPLLKKKFDFNKNIQNIIDLNKSLAVKKNLTLTLKVDEEIPPYLIGDPERLQQIILELVTNALRFTQQGNIAVEAKLQKHEAQQDVIEIKVSDTGVGITKDKQDEIFTQFTRLTPAYQGIYTGLGLGLSIVKQLIDDLGGEVYVESQLQQGSTFTCIIPFQVPLVMNSIGVENTPLPMGSKLFKNTLESMPNIALNHQSLDVEQKRILLVEDDKLAAKIAQSILTELDCAIDIASDAKTALKNIQNKDYQLILMDIGLPDMDGIALAHRIRLQQWQRTDTTPIVGLTAHIDVENRQRCLDAGMNTVILKPLKKETAKELLKTFIPDNNVNQISSATKIRPISGAVLDIDAMKAILKDKELIKDCIHLMVLGLKKDLVELPELHKSANWQAIREIAHKRQGGASYCGAKRLEQACKQIDDYIREKGPNGQTNELYRQLIQEMDDAKTVCEDYIK from the coding sequence ATGAATAGGCAAACAAAAGCTAGCAAAAACGATGAAATAACTAAGTTACAAAAGATAATTGATGATCAAAAAGTTGAGATTTCTCAGTTAAAAAATATTATTGATGATCTTCCAGGTGATATTTATTGGAAGCGTTGTATAGGTAAGGAATTGATTTACTCAGGTATGAATCGTACAGGAACAGACAGTTTACATAAAATGGGTTTTAGATGGAAAATCAATGATATTGTAGGGAGAACTGACGATCGTTTATTTGATAAAGAAACAGCAGATACTTTTATCAGAAATGACTGGGAAGTAATCAATGAAGGGGTAGCAAGGACAAAAGAAGAAACTGCTATTTTACCTTCAGGTAAAAAAATTATCCAATTATCTACAAAACGACCGTTGTTGGATAAAGAAGGGCATACAATAGGTATAGCAGGAGTTTCTATCGATATAACTGAACTTAAAGAAACTCAGTCTGCTTTGCAAATTGCTTTAGAAAAAGCAAAAGCTGCTAGTTACGCCAAGACTGAATTTTTAGAAAATATGCGGCATGATATCCGTACGCCGCTGAGTGGAATTGTCGGCTGCGCACAAATTATACTATCAGAATCAAATAATTCAGAAAAGGTAACTGAATATGCAAAAAATCTTATTCAATCAAGTGAGGCGTTATTAAATTTTCTGAATAGAATTTTAGAAGGGATTAAAGTAGCGAGTGGTGAAATGCCGCTTTTAAAAAAGAAATTTGATTTTAATAAAAATATTCAAAATATTATTGATCTCAATAAATCACTGGCTGTAAAAAAAAATCTGACGTTAACTTTAAAGGTTGATGAAGAAATTCCTCCGTATTTGATAGGGGATCCAGAGCGACTACAACAAATAATATTAGAATTAGTGACTAATGCATTACGGTTTACTCAACAGGGGAATATCGCTGTTGAAGCAAAACTCCAAAAGCATGAAGCGCAACAAGACGTGATAGAGATAAAAGTCAGTGATACTGGAGTGGGTATCACTAAAGACAAACAAGATGAGATCTTTACCCAATTTACTCGTTTAACTCCTGCTTATCAAGGTATTTACACAGGACTAGGCTTAGGATTATCTATTGTAAAGCAATTGATTGATGACTTGGGTGGAGAAGTCTATGTTGAGAGTCAATTACAGCAAGGATCTACCTTTACTTGCATTATTCCCTTCCAAGTGCCATTAGTTATGAATAGCATTGGAGTAGAGAACACCCCTTTACCCATGGGAAGTAAGCTATTTAAGAATACTTTGGAAAGTATGCCAAATATTGCTTTAAACCATCAAAGTTTGGATGTTGAACAAAAAAGAATTTTATTGGTTGAAGATGATAAATTGGCTGCAAAAATTGCGCAAAGCATTTTAACCGAATTAGATTGCGCGATTGATATAGCGTCAGATGCAAAAACTGCTTTAAAAAATATTCAAAATAAAGATTACCAGCTTATTTTAATGGACATTGGATTACCTGATATGGATGGTATTGCCTTGGCACACCGCATCCGATTACAACAATGGCAACGAACTGATACTACACCTATTGTTGGATTAACAGCACATATTGATGTTGAGAATAGACAGCGTTGTTTAGATGCTGGCATGAACACCGTTATATTGAAACCTTTAAAAAAAGAAACGGCTAAAGAGTTATTAAAAACCTTTATTCCAGATAATAATGTAAATCAAATTTCCTCTGCCACTAAAATACGTCCAATCTCCGGAGCGGTCTTAGACATTGATGCGATGAAAGCCATATTAAAAGATAAGGAATTGATTAAAGACTGTATTCATTTAATGGTGCTTGGATTAAAAAAAGATTTGGTCGAACTACCAGAATTGCATAAATCAGCAAACTGGCAAGCTATACGTGAGATTGCACACAAAAGACAAGGTGGGGCTAGCTATTGTGGCGCCAAACGTTTAGAACAAGCATGTAAGCAGATAGATGATTATATACGCGAAAAGGGTCCCAATGGACAAACTAATGAACTTTATCGACAATTGATTCAAGAAATGGATGATGCTAAAACAGTGTGTGAGGATTATATTAAATAA
- a CDS encoding NAD(P)-dependent oxidoreductase: protein MKKQFSLRDIAIVYVHHPLKTSVNLIDSMIRLGAMPENIFVLGKKYSESKAVVQEITRYGVHYQPCSTQIGLGQYNDSFTHDINLLWKKVSDNLGKDIQNLLILDHGGYATSFVPVPLLKQYKVIAVEKTTAGLIKFKDQGLPPFPLISVADCATKKILESPLIAEAIVNKLITLIPKNPDIGTCGIIGFGAIGKAIATKLLSMNYKVMIYDHHFQFSNVLTKATFTDKLDEIVGFSDYIFGCTGQESIKTIEAFIHAEKDKTLISCSSADKEFLPLLKAIQRKNNKLVQDPFAEIRYVTSKGATIRILKGGFPINFDHSGESVPARDIQLTRALVLTSIIQATQFFNRQSLLKKAGIYALDAKTQRFLANEWLACQPAVRYSQDIIKNFQNLDWIIKNSGGLYEPCSIIEESHDDIKF from the coding sequence ATGAAAAAACAATTTTCATTAAGAGATATAGCTATTGTTTATGTTCATCATCCGTTGAAAACATCAGTAAATTTAATTGATAGCATGATTCGTTTGGGCGCAATGCCCGAAAATATATTCGTTTTAGGGAAAAAATACTCAGAGAGTAAAGCGGTGGTGCAAGAAATAACTCGATATGGCGTGCATTATCAACCCTGTTCTACCCAGATAGGATTAGGACAATATAACGATAGTTTTACGCATGATATTAACTTGTTATGGAAAAAAGTAAGTGATAATCTAGGAAAAGATATACAGAATCTACTCATACTCGATCATGGTGGTTATGCCACCAGCTTTGTTCCTGTCCCCCTATTAAAACAATATAAAGTCATTGCGGTGGAAAAAACGACAGCTGGACTAATAAAATTTAAAGACCAAGGACTACCTCCATTTCCGCTTATTAGTGTTGCAGATTGTGCGACAAAAAAAATATTAGAATCGCCATTAATTGCTGAAGCAATTGTTAATAAACTTATTACTTTAATACCGAAAAATCCTGATATAGGAACCTGTGGCATCATTGGTTTTGGTGCTATAGGTAAAGCAATAGCCACTAAACTGCTATCAATGAATTATAAGGTGATGATCTATGATCATCATTTCCAGTTTTCAAATGTGCTAACAAAAGCCACTTTTACTGATAAATTGGATGAAATTGTTGGATTTTCAGATTATATTTTTGGTTGTACGGGTCAGGAGTCTATAAAGACTATTGAGGCTTTCATACATGCTGAAAAAGACAAAACGTTAATAAGCTGTTCTTCTGCGGATAAAGAATTTTTACCATTACTTAAGGCAATACAAAGGAAAAATAATAAATTAGTCCAGGACCCATTTGCTGAGATTCGATACGTTACTTCTAAAGGCGCGACTATTCGTATCCTCAAAGGTGGATTTCCCATAAATTTTGATCATTCGGGTGAATCTGTTCCCGCAAGAGATATTCAATTAACGAGAGCTTTAGTGCTAACAAGTATAATACAGGCTACTCAATTCTTTAATAGACAAAGTCTATTAAAGAAAGCGGGTATTTATGCGCTCGATGCCAAAACACAACGATTTTTAGCCAATGAATGGTTAGCATGTCAGCCAGCTGTTCGTTATTCTCAGGATATTATTAAAAACTTTCAGAATCTAGATTGGATTATAAAAAACTCAGGGGGTCTCTATGAACCTTGTTCTATTATAGAAGAATCACATGACGACATCAAGTTCTAA
- a CDS encoding copper-translocating P-type ATPase, translating to MSIPLPQQYTCPMHPEIIRDQPGSCPICGMSLEPRIISATMTRPTCHHELTDVLKRFWLSVILTLPILFLTMGLHIPGNKSIITSIPDVFSAWLQFILASIVILWCGYPLLKKACLSIRYRHLNMFTLIGLGISVAYVYSIIGLLFPNLFPAAFQSATGQANLYFETASVITALVLMGQVLELKGREQTGGALRALLDLSPKTARKIKNQTEEEIPLDEIQIHDELRVRPGEKIPTDGEVIQGHSSVNESMISGEAIPVEKQIGSKVIGGTLNISGSFVMRALHIGKETLLAQIVQLVSEAQRSKAPIQRLADQTASYFVPCVLVIALITFVIWSIWGPNPAMTYGLISAISVLIIACPCALGLATPMSITVGIGIGAKAGILIKNAENLERFEKVNAIVVDKTGTLTLGKPMVNHIITASGFTETDILLVAASLERHSEHPLANAIINAAKKQQLHLEEIENFTAEIGKGITAVWQGKPIALGNLKLCHDLKVSAASLEEKAKKLRQAGETVMYLLIEQQLAGLISVSDPIKESTIPALKSLKKQGLMIVMVTGDNQMTANAIAKKLAINQVEAEVLPAQKSIIVQRLQQQGYIVAMAGDGINDAPALAQADIGIAMATGTDVAIQNAGVTLIKGDLMGIVRAQQLSKHVMRNIRENLFLAFIYNIFCIPIAAGVLYVWNGRLLDPMLAALAMSLSSVSVIGNSLRLRTLKIQ from the coding sequence ATGTCTATACCGCTGCCCCAACAATATACTTGCCCCATGCATCCCGAAATTATTCGGGATCAACCAGGCAGCTGTCCGATTTGTGGTATGTCATTAGAGCCTCGAATCATCTCAGCCACAATGACTCGGCCTACTTGCCATCATGAACTTACTGACGTGTTAAAACGCTTTTGGCTGAGTGTTATATTAACACTGCCGATTTTATTTTTGACCATGGGACTACATATCCCTGGAAATAAATCGATTATAACCTCCATCCCAGACGTGTTTTCTGCTTGGTTACAATTCATTTTAGCCAGTATCGTCATTCTCTGGTGTGGCTACCCTCTTCTAAAAAAAGCTTGTCTTTCTATTAGATATCGGCATTTGAATATGTTTACGCTGATTGGTTTAGGAATCAGCGTAGCGTATGTATACAGTATTATTGGCTTGTTATTTCCAAATTTATTTCCAGCGGCATTTCAATCGGCGACGGGTCAAGCTAATCTTTATTTTGAAACGGCTAGTGTGATAACCGCTTTGGTATTGATGGGACAAGTTTTAGAGTTAAAGGGCAGAGAACAAACCGGCGGTGCTTTACGTGCATTACTTGATTTATCACCAAAAACCGCACGAAAAATAAAAAATCAGACTGAAGAGGAAATTCCTTTAGATGAAATTCAAATACATGACGAATTAAGAGTACGACCAGGAGAAAAAATTCCTACTGACGGTGAAGTTATTCAAGGCCATAGTTCAGTTAATGAATCAATGATTTCGGGTGAAGCCATTCCGGTTGAAAAACAAATCGGATCAAAAGTAATCGGCGGCACTTTAAATATTTCTGGAAGTTTTGTCATGCGCGCATTACACATTGGCAAGGAAACCCTGTTAGCTCAAATTGTCCAACTGGTTTCTGAAGCGCAACGTTCAAAAGCGCCTATTCAACGACTGGCCGATCAAACAGCGAGTTATTTTGTCCCTTGTGTATTGGTTATTGCGCTCATCACTTTTGTTATTTGGTCTATTTGGGGTCCCAATCCCGCGATGACTTATGGTTTAATCTCTGCCATTTCAGTGTTAATCATTGCTTGTCCTTGCGCTTTAGGTTTAGCCACGCCGATGTCGATTACCGTCGGTATAGGCATCGGTGCAAAAGCAGGAATCTTAATAAAAAACGCGGAAAATTTAGAACGCTTTGAAAAAGTCAACGCAATCGTTGTTGATAAAACAGGTACGCTGACCTTAGGAAAACCCATGGTCAATCACATTATTACTGCATCAGGCTTTACCGAAACAGATATTTTATTAGTAGCCGCCAGTTTAGAAAGGCACAGTGAACATCCTCTTGCTAACGCCATAATTAATGCTGCTAAAAAACAACAGCTGCATTTAGAAGAAATTGAAAATTTTACTGCAGAAATTGGGAAAGGAATCACCGCTGTTTGGCAAGGTAAACCTATTGCTTTAGGTAATTTAAAATTATGTCATGATCTGAAAGTTTCCGCTGCTTCTTTAGAAGAAAAAGCCAAAAAACTACGTCAAGCAGGAGAAACAGTCATGTATTTACTAATTGAACAACAACTGGCTGGATTAATCAGTGTCAGTGACCCAATTAAAGAGTCCACCATACCTGCACTAAAAAGTTTAAAAAAACAAGGCTTAATGATAGTGATGGTAACAGGTGACAATCAAATGACCGCTAATGCAATTGCTAAAAAATTAGCTATCAATCAGGTAGAAGCTGAAGTACTCCCTGCGCAAAAAAGCATCATTGTGCAACGATTACAACAACAGGGTTATATCGTAGCGATGGCTGGAGACGGAATTAATGACGCTCCTGCTTTAGCACAAGCCGACATCGGCATTGCCATGGCAACAGGAACCGATGTCGCTATCCAAAATGCGGGTGTTACTTTAATTAAAGGTGATTTAATGGGAATTGTCCGCGCGCAACAACTCAGCAAACACGTCATGAGGAATATTCGCGAAAATTTATTTCTAGCTTTTATTTATAATATTTTTTGTATTCCTATCGCCGCAGGTGTTTTATATGTCTGGAATGGACGCTTACTTGACCCGATGCTTGCCGCCTTAGCAATGAGCTTAAGTTCAGTTTCAGTCATCGGAAATTCCTTACGATTACGTACCTTAAAAATTCAATAA
- a CDS encoding potassium transporter → MKPDEDNKVLILGATGNFGRKIARGLVEKNIAIIISGRHEEPLLALKKQLSKVAVDSCIDILCFDFKIRLSQELLRLRPPLVINASGPFQTADFTTAINCILLGINYIDLADAREYVNDFSILEEQAIKKNCVAITGASTLPCLSSAVLNHYKDEFKTIDSLVYGIALGQKTERGLATFKSILSYVGKRFQDVRGISKKVYGWQDLYRQEYPLLGKRWMANCEVPDLDLLPSFFSIKSIRFSAGIESSISHLGLWFLSWLIRFKLPIKLEKHAEALLKFSHYFDSFGSDAGGMHMLMSGTDHKGNHKSIKWFMVAKGGDGLYIPTIPAILLAKRILQEEISETGAIPCMHLISLESYLAELKKLDIHVFSEVSKKF, encoded by the coding sequence ATGAAACCTGACGAAGATAATAAAGTTTTAATCTTAGGTGCTACTGGAAATTTTGGTAGGAAAATAGCAAGGGGATTAGTAGAAAAAAATATTGCCATTATTATTTCTGGTCGCCATGAAGAACCCTTATTAGCTTTAAAAAAACAACTTTCCAAAGTTGCCGTTGATAGTTGTATTGATATACTTTGTTTCGATTTTAAAATAAGATTATCCCAAGAGTTATTACGTCTCAGGCCACCATTGGTCATCAATGCCTCTGGTCCCTTTCAAACTGCAGATTTTACCACAGCAATTAATTGTATACTTTTGGGCATAAACTATATTGATCTCGCCGATGCCCGAGAATATGTGAATGATTTTTCAATTTTAGAAGAGCAAGCGATTAAGAAAAATTGTGTTGCTATTACAGGTGCTAGCACTTTGCCTTGTTTATCCTCGGCCGTTTTAAATCATTATAAAGATGAGTTTAAGACAATCGATTCCTTGGTGTATGGAATAGCGCTTGGCCAAAAAACCGAAAGAGGATTGGCTACCTTCAAATCTATCCTAAGTTATGTAGGAAAACGTTTTCAAGATGTTCGTGGTATATCTAAAAAAGTGTATGGATGGCAAGATTTATATCGACAAGAATATCCTTTATTAGGAAAACGCTGGATGGCAAATTGTGAAGTCCCGGACTTAGATTTATTACCCAGTTTTTTTTCTATCAAATCGATTCGATTTTCCGCAGGAATAGAAAGCAGCATATCCCATCTTGGTTTATGGTTTTTATCTTGGTTAATTCGATTTAAGCTTCCAATTAAATTAGAAAAACATGCTGAAGCCTTGTTAAAATTCAGTCATTACTTTGATTCATTTGGTAGCGATGCAGGTGGTATGCACATGCTAATGTCGGGTACTGATCATAAGGGAAATCATAAGAGCATTAAATGGTTTATGGTAGCCAAAGGGGGTGATGGCCTTTATATCCCTACCATTCCCGCTATTCTTTTAGCTAAAAGAATATTACAAGAAGAAATCTCTGAAACAGGAGCGATCCCTTGTATGCATTTAATTTCACTGGAAAGTTATTTGGCAGAATTAAAAAAATTAGATATACATGTCTTTTCTGAAGTCAGTAAAAAATTTTAA
- the hflD gene encoding high frequency lysogenization protein HflD, translated as MQNNEKKNVERSLALAGVFQSAALVRDLARTGKTEKLAFETSIQSIYTLDVSTVEQVYGGTISGLRLGLQELVNLLAYTKIKQDRELTRYLIGLMHLERKLIRSPETKQNLSRRIKHAISQANYFASSPQLIINSLADIYVTTLGTLPFRLHVVGKGKYLAHAETVSKIRAALLAGVRSAVLWRQLGGSRWQLFLMRHTLIGVGKKLLTKLN; from the coding sequence ATGCAAAACAACGAAAAAAAAAATGTTGAACGTAGTTTAGCACTAGCGGGTGTTTTCCAATCCGCCGCTTTAGTTCGTGATCTGGCTAGAACTGGAAAAACTGAAAAACTTGCGTTTGAAACGAGTATTCAAAGTATTTACACACTTGACGTTAGCACCGTGGAACAGGTTTATGGCGGTACAATTAGCGGTTTACGTTTAGGTTTACAAGAGTTAGTTAATTTACTCGCGTATACTAAAATTAAACAAGATCGCGAATTAACGCGTTATTTAATTGGCTTAATGCATCTTGAACGTAAACTCATCCGTTCTCCTGAAACCAAACAAAACTTAAGTCGACGGATAAAACATGCTATTTCACAAGCTAACTATTTTGCATCTTCACCTCAACTTATTATTAATAGTTTAGCCGATATTTATGTCACGACCTTAGGCACATTACCTTTTCGTTTGCATGTTGTTGGGAAAGGTAAATATTTAGCGCATGCCGAAACAGTCAGTAAAATACGTGCGGCCTTATTAGCAGGCGTGCGCTCGGCGGTATTATGGCGTCAATTAGGTGGGTCGCGTTGGCAGCTTTTTCTCATGCGTCATACATTAATAGGTGTAGGTAAAAAATTATTGACCAAGCTTAATTAA